CCCGAATTTACCTCGACAATTTTCCAAGCGTGCAAAGTTCATGGGTCACCCAGGGATTGGAAATCGGCCAGGTCGCGTTGAAATTTGGCGCGAACGACCTTGGCAGCATCATGATTGAAGAGAACGTGGTCTCCCAGGCGGGGACAACTTTCCGAATGACGGTTCCTGACATGCAGCGGTTGATTCGCGACGCCGGATATGAGCCGCGTCAGCGCGATAACTGGTATCGGTTGCTGTAACCCGCAATCGAAATGCCTGAATCGGCTCCCGAACTCAGCTTCGTGATTCCCTGCCACAACGAGGAAGGGAATCTGCGCCCGCTTGTTACTGCGATTCGTAGCGCCACAGAACCTCTGCAACGATCGTTCGAAATCATTGTCACCGACGATTTCAGCACCGACAGGTCATGGGCTGTTCTCCAGGAACTGGGCCGCGAGGACGGGCGGGTCCGAGGTTTGAAGTTCGCGCACAACTGCGGGCAGTCAGCGGCCATGTTTGCCGGGATGCGGGCGGCGCGTGGAAGATACATCATCACGCTCGATGCTGACCTGCAGAACGATCCACGGGACATCCCGCTGCTGCTGGCTGGCTTGGACAAGGCGGACTGCGTTTGCGGAACACGCGTCGAGGCGCGGAGCCAGGGGGACGGGTTCGTGCGCATTGCTTCTTCGCGCATCGCCAACTGGATTCGCAACCAGCTTTCTGGCGAAACAATCAGCGACGCCGGGTGTTGCTTCCGCGCGTTCAAAAGGGAATGCGTTCAGGAGCTTAAATTCTTCAAGGGCATGCACCGCTTCCTGCCGACGCTCTTCAAAATCGACGGGTTCACCGTCACAGAAATTCCCATTCGCCACAATCCGCGCGCGAGCGGCCAGGCTCATTATGGCGTATGGAATCGGCTGTTCGCATCCTTCTACGATCTGCTGGCGGTTCGCTGGATGAAGAAGCGTATGTTTCGCTACAAAGTCGCGGAGACGTTGAACTGAAGCATTT
Above is a window of Verrucomicrobiia bacterium DNA encoding:
- a CDS encoding glycosyltransferase family 2 protein; translation: MPESAPELSFVIPCHNEEGNLRPLVTAIRSATEPLQRSFEIIVTDDFSTDRSWAVLQELGREDGRVRGLKFAHNCGQSAAMFAGMRAARGRYIITLDADLQNDPRDIPLLLAGLDKADCVCGTRVEARSQGDGFVRIASSRIANWIRNQLSGETISDAGCCFRAFKRECVQELKFFKGMHRFLPTLFKIDGFTVTEIPIRHNPRASGQAHYGVWNRLFASFYDLLAVRWMKKRMFRYKVAETLN